Proteins encoded by one window of Vanacampus margaritifer isolate UIUO_Vmar chromosome 17, RoL_Vmar_1.0, whole genome shotgun sequence:
- the agr2 gene encoding anterior gradient protein 2 homolog encodes MIKTSLSLLLVLVAVSFTFGKYTPKTGKRSPQTLSRGWGDQLIWSQTYEEALYWARSRNKPLMVLFHLEDCPHSLALKKVFAEDNEVQKILDEDFVVLNLVYETTDKHLSPDGQYVPRIIFVDPTMTVRADVTGRYANRMYAYEPNDIKLLISNMKKAKKLLKSEL; translated from the exons ATGATCAAAACATCATTGTCACTCCTCTTGGTGCTAGTCGCTGTGTCTTTTACATTTGGCAAATACACGCCAAAGACAGGCAAGAGGAGCCCTCAAACTCTGTCCAGAG GATGGGGTGATCAGTTGATCTGGTCTCAGACGTATGAGGAAGCGCTCTACTGGGCGAGGTCCAG GAACAAGCCCTTGATGGTCCTCTTTCACCTGGAGGACTGTCCACACTCTCTGG CACTGAAGAAAGTGTTTGCAGAAGACAATGAGGTCCAAAAAATCCTTGATGAGGACTTTGTTGTACTTAACCTGGTG TATGAAACCACAGACAAACATCTATCCCCTGATGGACAGTATGTTCCCAGAATCATTTTTGTTG ACCCCACAATGACAGTGAGGGCTGATGTCACTGGTCGCTATGCAAACCGCATGTATGCCTACGAACCGAATGACATCAAACTCT TGATAAGCAACATGAAGAAGGCCAAGAAACTCCTCAAGTCGGAGCTTTGA